A stretch of the Diadema setosum chromosome 16, eeDiaSeto1, whole genome shotgun sequence genome encodes the following:
- the LOC140239556 gene encoding adenosine deaminase-like, translating into MPATHFTDETFPKVELHVHLEGAIRPETIWDVSKQRGIRVAENDSLEELRSHLVDWSAGDLSTFLHQFTHFMPCIAGSRKVAKRIAYELCEDLSKQGVVYFEMRYAPHLLANSPDVEPVFQQAPGDVTPRDIVQAVNEGIHDGERDFGIQARSILCLLREKPEWSAEVLNLCKEFHNDTVVGIDLANNESIQLYEEHINAFKGAFSAGIHRTCHAAEMGPAENVLTAVQKLYAERIGHGYQMLGHDDIIKLVKDNNIHVEMCPTSSTRTGAQKTDFTMHSAHRFLKEGLNISFNTDDPTLFGCTMTKEFGIARTQFGMNDADLAKMTLNAARSCFLPDDQRDKLVIKLEDKFSDILEQ; encoded by the exons ATGCCTGCGACTCACTTCACCGACGAAacgttcccaaag GTAGAGTTACATGTTCATCTTGAAGGTGCCATACGACCTGAGACGATATGGGATGTGTCGAA GCAACGAGGTATTAGAGTGGCAGAAAACGATTCCTTAGAGGAACTCCGGAGCCATCTGGTGGACTGGTCGGCAGGAGACCTCTCGACGTTCTTGCACCAATTCACCCATTTCATGCCTTGCATTGC AGGGAGCCGCAAGGTTGCAAAACGCATTGCCTACGAACTGTGCGAAGACCTTTCCAAGCAAGGCGTGGTCTACTTCGAGATGCGCTACGCGCCCCACCTGCTGGCCAACTCTCCGGACGTTGAACCCGTCTTCCAGCAGGCTCCTGGTGACGTCACTCCGCGCGACATCGTCCAGGCGGTCAACGAAGGCATCCACGATGGGGAAAGAGACTTTGGCATCCAAGCACGTTCAATTCTCTGTCTTCTGCGCGAAAAGCCGG AGTGGTCCGCGGAAGTCCTGAACCTCTGCAAGGAATTCCACAACGATACGGTGGTCGGTATCGACCTAGCCAATAATGAATCAATCCAGCTCTACGAGGAACACATCAACGCCTTCAAG GGAGCTTTTTCGGCGGGTATTCATCGGACCTGCCACGCAGCTGAGATGGGCCCGGCTGAAAACGTACTCACAGCCGTGCAGAAGCTCTATGCTGAGCGAATCGGGCACGGCTACCAAATGCTTGgacatgatgacatcatcaag CTTGTCAAAGATAATAACATTCACGTGGAGATGTGTCCAACGTCAAGCACGCGGACCGGCGCCCAGAAGACCGATTTCACGATGCACAGCGCACACCG ATTCCTCAAGGAAGGCCTGAATATTTCTTTCAACACCGACGACCCGACTCTCTTCGGATGTACGATGACGAAGGAGTTCGGCATAGCTCGGACTCAGTTCGGAATGAACGATGCGGACCTCGCTAAAATG ACCCTGAACGCCGCACGTTCGTGTTTTCTTCCCGACGACCAACGAGACAAGCTCGTGATCAAACTGGAGGATAAGTTTTCTGACATTCTGGAACAGTGA
- the LOC140239514 gene encoding uncharacterized protein yields MTFSVLAFFVGALTWRARKKLKKENPTLCIRIPRRGRGNYVDMRRSPTPEAEGEVRTHQPLRLTRSLPVGSTLPGGHRGLFFTQQSVENTYDNIPRSRASPPVQHARRRRVQSADDSFYDVPPVVRGLDTVRRVQSRRLPAIPSEFVTYDTNINAPANGESESEFESESEFEEADDVIVEAEIATTEAPSPNVRPEVHRSASEGSDGTNAPVPVSDTKYSQSESIIREKPNYVKKLQVRRVFSV; encoded by the exons ATGACATTCTCCGTGTTGGCATTTTTCGTGGGTGCCTTGACGTGGAGAGCGCGTAAGAAACTGAAGAAAGAAAACCCGACCCTGTGCA TACGCATCCCGCGACGCGGCCGGGGAAACTATGTTGACATGCGTAGATCTCCGACGCCCGAAGCAGAAG GCGAGGTAAGAACCCATCAACCGCTGCGACTTACCAGAAGTCTGCCTGTAGGGTCTACATTACCCGGTGGCCATCGTGGTTTGTTCTTCACGCAACAAA GTGTGGAGAACACATACGACAACATCCCAAGAAGCCGCGCTAGCCCTCCTGTACAACACGCCAGGAGAAGG AGAGTACAGTCTGCAGACGATAGTTTTTACGACGTACCTCCAGTTGTGCGAGGATTGGACACAGTCCGGCGAGTCCAGTCGCGGCGACTTCCGGCCATCCCAAGTGAATTCGTTACTTACGACACGAACATCAATGCCCCCGCAAACGGAGAGTCCGAGTCCGAGTTCGAGTCCGAGTCCGAGTTCGAGGAAGCAGACGATGTCATCGTCGAAGCGGAGATAGCGACGACGGAAGCCCCGAGTCCCAACGTCCGTCCTGAAGTCCATCGATCTGCGAGCGAAGGTTCGGACGGGACCAACGCTCCGGTTCCGGTGTCAGATACCAAATACAGCCAATCGGAATCCATCATTCGAGAGAAGCCCAATTATGTGAAGAAATTACAAGTCCGTCGTGTGTTTTCAGTATAG